The following nucleotide sequence is from Candidatus Zixiibacteriota bacterium.
ATTCCGTTTGCCCGACGCATGGTCGATTTGGGGACCGAGACGGCATTCGAGGTCTTGGCCAAGGCACGACAACTGGAAGCGCAGGGGCGAACGATTGTCCATCTGGAGATCGGCGAACCCGATTTTAATACGCCGGCGCACATTGTCGAGGCGGCCGTTTCCTCTTTGCGTTCCGGTGCAACGCATTACGGCCCGTCTGCCGGGTTGCCGGAGACGCGGGCTGCGATTGCGCGATATGTCGTCGAGACGCGTGGTGTCGATGTGAACGCCGACTGGGTCGTAGTCACTCCCGGGGCCAAGCCGATCATGTTTTTCACGATCCTCGCGCTGATCGACCCCGGCGACGAAGTCATCTATCCGAATCCCGGTTTTCCGATTTACGAGTCGGTCGTTCGCTTCGTCGGCGGACGGCCGGTCCCCATTCGCCTCCGCGAAAGCAGAGACTTCGGGCTTGATGTTGACGAACTCTCATCGCTGGTAACAGAGCGAACCAAACTCATCATCATTAACTCTCCCCAGAACCCGACCGGCGGGGTCCTGGCGTCCGAAACACTGAGGGCCATCGCCCGGCTGGCGATGGAACGCGACTGCTACATCCTCGCCGACGAAATCTATTCGCAGATCGTCTACGATGGAGCGTTCGAAAGCATCCTGCATGCCAATCCGGAAGTCCGCGACCGCGTCATTTTGCTTGATGGAATGTCCAAGACCTTTGCCATGACCGGATGGCGACTCGGATGGGGTGTGATGCCACCCGAATTGGCACGGGCGGTCGCGCGGTTGCAAACCAACAGCAACTCGTGCACCGCGACCTTCTCACAGCAGGTCATTGAGCCGGCGTTGTTCGGTCCGCGCGATGACATTAAAGGCATGCTCAGTGAGTTCCATCGCCGCCGTGACACGATCATCGGTGCCCTCAACGCCATTCCGGGTATACGCTGCCGATGTCCCGCTGGCGCTTTCTATGTCTTTCCGAACATCAGCGAACTGGGCCTCACGTCTCAGCAAGCGGCCACTCGCCTTTTGGATGAGGCGGGAGTGGCAACGCTCTCCGGGACTTCGTTTGGATCGTTCGGCGAAGGCTTCCTGCGGCTCTCGTATGCCAACTCCATGGAGAACATCATGGAGGGTGTCAACAGAATTGGGCGTTGGGCAAAGGGACTATAGCATAAGCTATTGGCGCCCCTACGCTTAATGAAGCACCAGCTCCAGCCCGGTGCATTCCGACTCCTTCCGGCTCTTGTGTCCGCCTAAGCCGCATTCTCCCAGCACCTTCCGGCGATGGTCCAATCGGACAAGCCGAACGGCTCGAAATAGCAAGTTTACCCTTGACACACATATAGATCGACGGAAATTGGGCTTAGGGAGGTGATCGTCGCCTTGTGGCGGCCGATCACCTGTGTTGGGGGGACCAGTCGGGGGCAAACCGCAACGGATTATACCCCGAGCGCGATGGATCGCGGCAAACCCACCTGAGTCCCACAATCTGAAGGTACCAAGGGTCGGCTGTAGGCACTGCCGACCGGAGGCAGTATTGCGATGCGAGCGCTCGCGCAAACGGAGCAGTGGCTGGCGCGCATAACGCTGGCACTCTCCCCCGATGTCGTGTGCGGGGGTCATACACGGGCTGGTCGGCTATTGAACATTGCAAACCTGACGATATGACAAACAGGATCAAGTCATAAGGAGGGGGACATTGGCTAAACTGCACAAATCCATCTGGCTAGCGGCCGCGCTGGTCGTCTTCTGCGCCGAGTCCGCGTGGGCCGTCAATGTCGGCAAAATCTCCGGCACAGTCACCGATGAGACCAGCGGCGAGCCGATCATCGGCGCGGCGGTCGCGATCGTCGGCACGCCGATCGGTTCGCTGACCGACGTCGACGGACGCTTCATCATCCTGAATGTACCGGTCGGCACGTACACGCTGAGGGCGTCGCTGGTCGGCTACACATCGGTCGAGTACGCGAACGTGAGCGTCTCAGTCGACCTGACGACCTACCAGAATTTCTCTCTGAAAGAGCAGGCGGTCGAACTCGGGGCCGTTACGGTGACGGTCGAGCGCCCGCTGGTGCACCGTGACCGCACATCGTCGATCCGATTAATTGACGAGGAGATGATCCAAAACCTACCGACACGCGGATATCAGGACGTTGTCGGGCTGCAGGCCGGGTCTGTGCGGTTCGCCGACAACGTGAGTGTCAATGCCGGGCGCGGTGCCAGCGAGAATACGACCACCGGCAGCGTTTACGTCCGCGGCGGGCGCGCCTCGGAAGTCGCCTATTATGTGGACGGTTTCTCCCAGCAAGACCCGCTGACCGGGCTATCGACCACCCAGATCAACAACAATTCGATCAAAGAAATCTCAGTCGTGACCGGCGGATTTAACGCCGAGTACGGCCTGATCATGTCCGGCGCCGTCAATGTCACCACCAAGGAAGGCGGCGACGCCTACCACGGCACGGTGGAGGCGGTGACCGACAACTTCCACGGCGACAACTTCGACTACAACGTGTACTCCGGCGTTCTCAGCGGTCCGATCATCCGCGAGAATAACCAGCTCACGTTCTATGTCGCCGGTGAACGCCGCTGGGCGCGCGACCGCGATCCACGGGCACGTACCCACGAGGTCTTGCCGACCAATCAGCTTCTCAACAACTACTCGGGACTGTGGAACTGGCAGGCGAAGACCGCCTGGCGGCCGAATTCCGATGTTGTCGTCCGCCTCGGGTCCAACGGGTCCGTGGAAAAGTGGCGGGCATACTACCACGAGTACCTGTTCAATGTCGAGCACATGCCCCGGTATGACGATCGCAATTTCTCGTTCTTCGGGGAGATCACGCACACGTTGAATCCGAAGACGTTCTACACCGCGAAAGCGAACTGGTTTTCGACTGAGCGCACGAACGGCGACGGCGTTTATTTTGACGATTTGTGGGCCTATGGACGTCCCAGCGGCAACCCGCGCAATGACGACGAGGACCTCTACCGCGCCTGGGACGACATGAATCTCAACGCCGACAGTCTCGAAAACCACGTCATCTACCGCGAAGTGACCGAGACGGTCACCGAGATGCGCGAAGTTGAGCTGCCCGATGGCACGATGGATTCCATCTCGTTCGTTGTCTCCGGCGACGAATCGCATGTGTGGGACGGTTTCATCCACCGCCAGTCTTCCTATATCGGCGGAGATATTGATCTGGTCAGCCAGATCCATCCCAACCACGAACTCAAGCTGGGCGCGGAAGTCCAGCGGCACACGCTGCGCCGCTATGAGCATTATTTCCCGACTCAGATTTACCTCGGCGTCAACGGCGGTTTTGACGATGCCAATTTCTATGGCTACAACGAGCTCGGCGAGGAAGGCGATCCGGGCGGGCTCAATGATGCCAAGCGCCCGATCAACCTGGCGGGATACTTTCAGGACAAGTTTGAATGGGAAGGGATGGTTCTCAACGCCGGGCTCCGTCTCGACTACTTCGATTATCGCACGGAGCGCCTGCGTGATCCGGAAAGGCCGCTCGATCCCGACGGTTTCCTCGATCCGGAGATCACGCCCGACCCCACTGAAGACCAATTGTTGGAGGCCCAGCGCCTGACCGAAAGCGACTTGACGACATCCGAATCGGTCGCGCGGGTATCGCCCCGGCTCGGGGTTGCGTTCCCGATCTCCGATGGTTCGGTCCTGCACTTCTCATATGGGAAGTTCTTCCAGCGCCCGGACCTTGAAAATCTGTACGTGAACTACGACTACCTCGAGTACAAGATTCGCACCGGCGGCTATTTCGTGGCGTTCGGCAACCCGAACCTCGAGCCCGAAGAAACGACCGCCTACGAGTTCGGCTGGCGCCGGCAGATGAACGATTACACGGCGGTCGATGTCACCGCATTCTACAAAGACATCAAAAACCTCACCGAGGTCATCAACCAGCCGACCGAGCCCAACAGCTTCGCCACCTACCGCAACCGCGACTTCGGGACGGTCAAAGGACTGGAATTGCAGTTGGATATGCGCCGGATCCACGGTGTTTCCGGCCAGGTGAACTACACGCTGTCATTTGCCGAGGGAACCGGCTCATTCGCCAACACGAAGCGGAATATCGCCTGGACCGCCGACGAGGCGCCCACACAAGTCAGTCTGCTGGACTTCGACCAGCGGCATAATGTATCGGGCGTGATCGACATTCGCGCCGGCGCTCAGGAAGGCCCGAAGATCGGCGACATGTTTCCGCTGGAACGCGCCGGTGTCAACTTCGTGTTCACGGCCGGCTCGGGATTCCCGTACACACCGACGACCGTATACAACGAGGTCACACTCGGCGCCGTGTCTCCCGATGCCGACGGTCAGATCAACTCCGGTCGCACACCCTGGCTGGTTCGCTTCGACATGAAGGCCAATAAAGAGTTCGTCGTCGGACGCGGATTCAACCTCGACATCTACTTCTGGGTGATCAACATCTTCGACCGCGACAATGTTGTCGATGTCTACGAGTCGACCGGTGAGGCCGATCGCACCGGCTGGCTGGACACGCCGTCGGGACGGGAATTCGCCGATGCCCACGCCGAGGGCGACGACGCATCGTTCATCGGCAGCAGCACGACGCCATTGAGCGGTGAGCAGAAGTATGAGGTCCGGCAGCTTGATCCGCGCAACTATGATACCCCGCGACAGATTCGATTCGGGGCGCGTTGGACATTCTAACGAGCAGATTGCCCCGTCCGTCGGGGCCCGTGACTTATGGATGATCGATCAAGGAGGACAGGGATGAAACGCTGGATACAGGCGGGCACGGCGTTCCTCGTGGCGCTACTCGCCGTCGATGCGGTCATGGCGGCGGTCCCCATGCGCCATCAGCCCTCGCGCGCGGAAATTGCCATCATCGACGGCACCACGACGTTTGACGCAAACAACCTCGAGATGTTCGTGACCAATGTCGGCAACTTCGCCTACGACCGCTCGGCCTCGCGCGGACGGAATGACGGTCTGTACTTCCCGAAGGGAACCTCGCAGACCGCCATTTTCGCCGGCGGCATCTGGCTGGGAGGGAAGATCAACAACGTGATCCAACTGTCGGCAGCCGAATTCTCAGACGACTTTACTCCGGGCCCGATGCTCGACGGCACCTATCAGCCCGATCGCGGCAGTTTCCGCGTCTACAAAATCAAAAAGGGAGATACCCGCGAGAGCAATCCGCACTATCGGGACTGGCCCTTTGCCGATGGCGCGCCGTTTGTGAAAGATGCAAACGGTGACCCGGTGTACGATGACGAGGAATACATGATCCCGCTGTTGCTGGGCGATCAGGCGCTGTGGTGCGTCTTCAACGATGCCGATTTCGCCGATCACGCCTCCGATGTCGGCCTGGGGTCCACGCGGCCGCTGGGCTTGGAAGTACAGCTTTACGTGTTCGGCTACGCACGCTCCGGCGCGTTGGGCAATACGATCTTTATGCGCTACAACATCATCAACAAGGGCGATGCGACCATCGACAGCATGTTCGTTTCGCTGTGGGCCGATCCCGACTTAGGCGGCGCCAGCGATGACTTTGTCGGATGCGACACCCTGCGCTCGCTGGGCTTCTGCTGGAACGCCACAAACGCCGACCAGGTCTACGGATCAATGTGTCCCGCGGTCGGCTACGACTTCTTCCAGGGACCGATCGTTCCGCTTGAAGAGGGTGAAATCGACTCGGCGTGGGTGTCGAGCAAGGGCATGTACATCCAGGGGTACAAGAATCTGCCGATGACGTCGTTTAACAAGTACATCAACGGGACCGACCCGAACAATAACATCGAGGCCTTCAACTACATGCGCGGTCTCAGCCGTGAAGGAGACATTCAGATCGATCCGTTCACCGGCCAGCCGACGAAATTCGTTTTGACCGGTGACCCCAACGCGGGCACCGGCTGGCTCGATGAAAACGAGAGCGACCGCCGTTATATGATGAGTTCGGGGCCGTTCACGATGGCTCCCAACGACTCGCAGGAAGTGGTCGCCGCCGTCCTGGTCGGACAGGGAACCAACAATCGTGAGTCAGTCGATGTCCTCAAGCGTCTCGACGATATCGCTCAGTCGGTTTTCGACGCCAATTTTGACATCCCCGGTCCGCCGCCGCCGCCGCAGGTGTGGGCGGTGCCCTATGACGGCGCCATCCAGCTTCTCTGGGGAACGCAGTCCGATGGAGACGTGCAGGAAGCGCTCGGACCGCCCGATGACGAAGGCAATCAGGAAGTCATTCAGCGATTCGTCTTCGAGGGATACAACGTTTACCAGGGTCAGTCCGGTTCCGGCCCCTGGACCCTGATCAGCACATTTGATGAAGAGAATGGCGTCGAACGCATCTACTTCGATGTCGACAATCCCGCTGGGAAGGAACGCATTGTTACGCAGCGGGGCTCCGACGCCGGTGTTGCTCATGATTTGTGGATTACACAAGACCGTGTCAACAGCCGCGCGATCATCAACAATCGTCCCTACTGGTTCGCCGTCACCGCGTACAACTTCGACGCACTCAATCAATCCGACTTTGTGGTCGGCGGAAATACATTCGGCAT
It contains:
- a CDS encoding pyridoxal phosphate-dependent aminotransferase; protein product: MKVLHHNRVNELLTIEKPNVIPFARRMVDLGTETAFEVLAKARQLEAQGRTIVHLEIGEPDFNTPAHIVEAAVSSLRSGATHYGPSAGLPETRAAIARYVVETRGVDVNADWVVVTPGAKPIMFFTILALIDPGDEVIYPNPGFPIYESVVRFVGGRPVPIRLRESRDFGLDVDELSSLVTERTKLIIINSPQNPTGGVLASETLRAIARLAMERDCYILADEIYSQIVYDGAFESILHANPEVRDRVILLDGMSKTFAMTGWRLGWGVMPPELARAVARLQTNSNSCTATFSQQVIEPALFGPRDDIKGMLSEFHRRRDTIIGALNAIPGIRCRCPAGAFYVFPNISELGLTSQQAATRLLDEAGVATLSGTSFGSFGEGFLRLSYANSMENIMEGVNRIGRWAKGL
- a CDS encoding TonB-dependent receptor; the encoded protein is MAKLHKSIWLAAALVVFCAESAWAVNVGKISGTVTDETSGEPIIGAAVAIVGTPIGSLTDVDGRFIILNVPVGTYTLRASLVGYTSVEYANVSVSVDLTTYQNFSLKEQAVELGAVTVTVERPLVHRDRTSSIRLIDEEMIQNLPTRGYQDVVGLQAGSVRFADNVSVNAGRGASENTTTGSVYVRGGRASEVAYYVDGFSQQDPLTGLSTTQINNNSIKEISVVTGGFNAEYGLIMSGAVNVTTKEGGDAYHGTVEAVTDNFHGDNFDYNVYSGVLSGPIIRENNQLTFYVAGERRWARDRDPRARTHEVLPTNQLLNNYSGLWNWQAKTAWRPNSDVVVRLGSNGSVEKWRAYYHEYLFNVEHMPRYDDRNFSFFGEITHTLNPKTFYTAKANWFSTERTNGDGVYFDDLWAYGRPSGNPRNDDEDLYRAWDDMNLNADSLENHVIYREVTETVTEMREVELPDGTMDSISFVVSGDESHVWDGFIHRQSSYIGGDIDLVSQIHPNHELKLGAEVQRHTLRRYEHYFPTQIYLGVNGGFDDANFYGYNELGEEGDPGGLNDAKRPINLAGYFQDKFEWEGMVLNAGLRLDYFDYRTERLRDPERPLDPDGFLDPEITPDPTEDQLLEAQRLTESDLTTSESVARVSPRLGVAFPISDGSVLHFSYGKFFQRPDLENLYVNYDYLEYKIRTGGYFVAFGNPNLEPEETTAYEFGWRRQMNDYTAVDVTAFYKDIKNLTEVINQPTEPNSFATYRNRDFGTVKGLELQLDMRRIHGVSGQVNYTLSFAEGTGSFANTKRNIAWTADEAPTQVSLLDFDQRHNVSGVIDIRAGAQEGPKIGDMFPLERAGVNFVFTAGSGFPYTPTTVYNEVTLGAVSPDADGQINSGRTPWLVRFDMKANKEFVVGRGFNLDIYFWVINIFDRDNVVDVYESTGEADRTGWLDTPSGREFADAHAEGDDASFIGSSTTPLSGEQKYEVRQLDPRNYDTPRQIRFGARWTF
- a CDS encoding T9SS type A sorting domain-containing protein, with amino-acid sequence MKRWIQAGTAFLVALLAVDAVMAAVPMRHQPSRAEIAIIDGTTTFDANNLEMFVTNVGNFAYDRSASRGRNDGLYFPKGTSQTAIFAGGIWLGGKINNVIQLSAAEFSDDFTPGPMLDGTYQPDRGSFRVYKIKKGDTRESNPHYRDWPFADGAPFVKDANGDPVYDDEEYMIPLLLGDQALWCVFNDADFADHASDVGLGSTRPLGLEVQLYVFGYARSGALGNTIFMRYNIINKGDATIDSMFVSLWADPDLGGASDDFVGCDTLRSLGFCWNATNADQVYGSMCPAVGYDFFQGPIVPLEEGEIDSAWVSSKGMYIQGYKNLPMTSFNKYINGTDPNNNIEAFNYMRGLSREGDIQIDPFTGQPTKFVLTGDPNAGTGWLDENESDRRYMMSSGPFTMAPNDSQEVVAAVLVGQGTNNRESVDVLKRLDDIAQSVFDANFDIPGPPPPPQVWAVPYDGAIQLLWGTQSDGDVQEALGPPDDEGNQEVIQRFVFEGYNVYQGQSGSGPWTLISTFDEENGVERIYFDVDNPAGKERIVTQRGSDAGVAHDLWITQDRVNSRAIINNRPYWFAVTAYNFDALNQSDFVVGGNTFGIIAESFENLISSQSVEVTPASYTGILADTAEHIEGISGGTVLVDVASPGMVTGHTYHVTFNEDASWNLVNTTTQMTELEDQQGAIASQIVDGFVVRVLGPAAGVSAIVEVANGGGPVDPPDNVMYSLNSTGDWYVSSDQANNFGRLNWQGLIGISDWEFRFTEEGSEYYDFNTDTKWGNRTPFEVWNIGVGTPDDPSDDRQLQFAVIDDDESGGWSMGDRIYVIELDYFEPLPDDFDFGGNFPDQFHIGRIVFNDNSGNGPPPTGTIARFSTHKPNAMGDIFEFTTVLTDMNDGTVIANTVENVHPVPNPYYNTHALEVDQFNRFIKFINLPPTEVTIRIFNLAGDLVKTIQRTDPTQAEARWDNITNEAGVPIASGLYIYHITAEGLGSKVGKMAIFTEVEQLDNF